In the genome of Lactuca sativa cultivar Salinas chromosome 3, Lsat_Salinas_v11, whole genome shotgun sequence, the window agttataaactagtcattttcttaatgcgtgattataacaactcacaaaccctaattaaccCAACGCCACCCGGGTAATCAAAAATATTCGACGTAACGgtaaaacaataaacaagtcatggaatttacgtattgggaaaacatcgggttttcctgggaagttcaacatttccCTTTGTGtaatgtatacaaagttcaacaattatacatgttttgaaaatcaacaagcatatttacggatcttcacactttttataaacaaatactcttttcagaaaatatcggattttctgggtttacgaactacaccaaatcattttaccataacattacttatgaactcaccaacatttcatatgttgacgtttttcaaaataacttgtattctcaggtaacaggtaagccgaagaataagtaccaagttaaGTCATGGTGTCTTGCTTAGATTATCTATcgaacaatttatgttatggatttgtaatgtttaacacAATGTAAaaaatatcagttgtaatatttcaatacATGGTGATGAGTTATGTTATGATTCaagtatattcattgtgatggtattcaatttaagtcacaagagccctcggacgtttccgccgtccggttcgggggtgtgacagaaatggtTATTATCGGTGAGAGAGTTTCGTATGGGCCAACTCTCTGTTCAGCTGTTAGGGAGAGGAGATATCTGCAACAGGGTTGTTCTGGGTTTTTAGCTTATGTTTCTGACATGTGGGTTGAGTTCATGGCGGAGTTGATCAGGGTACCCATTGTGTAGGATTTTCCTGATGTTTCCCTTGAGGATTTTCCTagggtgcctcccgagaggcaggttgagttttggATTGATTTGATACGTGGTGTGGCTTTGATAGCCAACACGCCGTATCACCTGGCACcacctgagatgtaggagttgtctacgcagctgtaggagctgtgaagaagaaagacgatttgcataggatgtgcattgactatcgggagttaaataaactgtgacatccccattttcatgaccagaaaagaccgatttgtttatgctttattttgaaaatcaaagtatCTTTTAAGGAAATATATtgcaaaatttgttcccagaaaaacatgaaaaatacgttatcaaagaatttatgaagaaatgtattttattcattttaaaacattgggatatcatcgtcaatacagaaacataagcataaacataccttacattcatttatactAGTGATTTTCATCTTCTTAATCTCTCAATAtaatgtagcttcatatcgacacctgtgatacaaataaacatgagtgggtcaggttgggaaacctggtgagtacatagggttttcaacccacaatgaaaaagttattatgtttaatcatcaaacaataaacccaattacccatcccgattatcttctttattcttaagtatcttcccTAGGTATCATCTATTCCtcattatttattcctaaggattgtcctaaggaataggcatgaatTACATCGTTTCCAGGGTTCAtataacaggcactaagtccatagttgttaGGGTTCATCTAACAAGCGATAAGTCCATAACTGCCAGAGTTTGTCTCATTTATTGACGGTATTATTTTAGGGAGTCCacccgcaatacatgtcaataggtttttagagtacaccgggtgaacacatcattcacaacacctacaggttgccagcctgctagtgttccactggactgtctagattagtccgtggttgtcatctatactctgctagatgacggggccatcgcttgggtcatCGTTTGGCTCATCGCTTATCACCATATTTTACAAGTCATATATCATCTCTCGTCATccatctcatctttcatcgctcatcatttatctcatctttaatctacccatattttacccatcataattataggtataagaTACATATACTATTTAAGACAAAATCATGTATatttttgttcatccaacatagatatcaagaacacatataatatgcacacatagcacataatttacattaaatacttcatatctacgtgtaagatgaaagtaactatgcactcacttgtcaaagtgatgattccaacttGGACATCGCTTCGAttcttaacaatataatttccttcgacgaaacctaatattattaccactagattttagtttaatattcattgcgactaattatttgtctagattcatcattacctcagagtctacttcatgatctatcaagtaaggatcagccaggaaggacagttgggaggcaggaccattttggaatatagcttttctgaaatccaacaaccaaatccaacgtgaccattctagacacctctcttgTAAGTtgttcaatcagtataatgactttgaatcactgataaatattatttataggttcataataacgatattatatttaaataagctatatttaaagtaggATAAGCATATCTCAATTACCGGGAGGTTTGctagaaaccgggctctgcaggAGCAGAACTTCCGagctgaaagctcttcttctcggagccttctggcaCTCCGGGACTCGCCTCTAGCACTTAGGAAGTACTACGGAATGTGAGAGAGGGTTTGGGGGTATTCGGAGAGAAAGAagggtgaaggtgtgaagaaaatagaTGATTtgtgcctctatttataggctgcctggggcctctcacgtcgtgagccttgcGTAGGCACCAAGGCGAAgcttggtgctgacacgtggcgccGGGCGCAGGTAAAACAaccaattttaaaaaaaaaaatcataacttttgcatacgagctccgtctttgacgttctttatatgcacgcataggtatcgacaagatctacaactcccCCTTTTCACTCCATCGACTAATTCTCgaccaattttaaatttaatagtatgagaagattacactgttaaacgaccgtgtaaaattcataacttctacatacgaactccgtttttgtctgtctttttatggTTGAAatcttattaatgagatcttcaattctcattaagGTTGCATCgactaaaaatcgatcgatctaaaaatCGAATTCCGtactgtgcactgctatgctaaatcttagaaaaaaatcataacttcctcatacgaagtcaaatttgaacgttctttttatgtacgttctcagtttaacatatactaaaaatttcattcagatctctaaggctaaaaagtaatttattaaaaattcactttttacgtttcgCGGTGCCGTGATAATTTagctgtaaaacttcgacgagccataactttttcgttataacttggatttcagcattctttatatgtacgggacCCTTGTAATATATACTATaccttggttaagattatttattctaaataatattccataaaAAGTCAtattttcatgcttattgtctctaaattgactaggccGAGTCTACGAGCATAACATAAGCtcacggtgaagaaccgttaactATTTCCttggattgacgatttgtttgaccagcttcaaggtacatattggttttccaaaattgatttgTGGTCAGGATACCACCAGATGAGAGTTaaggatgaggatgtgcagaagacatcCTTCAGGACTTTTGATGtttattacgagttcgtggtgatgcctttcaggctcaccaatgcaccaacaacgTTCATGGGTCATGATAAACTGGGTCTGCAAACCGATGCTGGATCTGTCTTTGATTTTtgtcattgatgacattctggtctactccaagaccaaggagtAGCATGAGCAGCAtttgcgagaggtgttggagaccctgagaagggagaggctttatgctaaattctccaaatgtgagttttgtttGCACAATGTGCAGTTTCTGGGGCTCATCATCAACCCTAAAGGAATCTTGGTTGACCCAACCAAGATCAAGGTTGTGATGCATTAGGAGGCCCCGAGTACCGCATCTGAGATCTAGAGTTTCTTAGGGCTCACAGGGTATTATCTATgatttatccaagatttctccaagattgttgtgcctTTGACCCGTTTGACAAAGAAGAATGTGAACTTTTAATGGGGGCCTGATCAACAATTGGTTTTGAGACTCTaaggcagagattgtgtgaggccttGATTCTTATGCTCCCTGAGGGTTTGGATGAGTTTGTTGTTTACTGCAATGCCTTAATTTTCGGTTTGGAGTTGTTGTTATGCAGAGGGGTCAcgtgattgcttacgcttcgaggcagttgaagcctcatgaagcGAACTAcctgacacatgatttggagttggggtccgtggttttttccctcaagatctggaggcactatctgtatgTGGTTTGGTGTACTATCTACACCGactacaagagtttgaggtacttgatggaccaACTGAATTTGAATATGCAGAAACGACGATAgctagatgtggtaaaggatgaCGAttacgagatcctgtaccaccttgagaaggccaatgtggtggtcgatgttTGCTTAAGGATGGTTGTCACCTCGCCTCTGTTATATTTATTCAAGGAAGCTCAGGTTGAGGTTTGGAAAAATGAGAGTTAGAAGGTTGAGTGGACTAGGGGACATATTCACGTGTTTTTCAGGGACAGCCGAGGATTTTGACTTAATGTGGTAGAGTTTGGGCTTTGGCATCTGGTGGGGTGAGACAGACGGTactggaggaggcacataagtcaaatttttatatccatccgggggccacaaagatgtacaagtatttgaggttgagttattggtggccatgtatgaagagggagatagcttGGTTTGTCAAATGATGTCTGCCTTACAAGAAAGTCAAGGACGAACATCGGAGACCCCATGACAAGATACAACCTTTACCCATTctcatgtggaagtgggaggagatcACTATGGATTGTATCACAAAATTGCCAAGGATGGCATGCGGTGTTGATtatatttgggtcattgtggacaaatggacaaagagtgcacatttcattccAATTGCTGAGAGCATATCCGCAGAAAAGCTAGCTGGTATTTATGTCCGGGAGGTGGTAGTTCGGTACGGGGTGCTAGTTGCGGTGGTCTCGGACTGGGATGTTCACTTTACCAGGTTTTGGAGGAAACTTCATGTGGAGTTGGGTACTtagttgcattttagtacaacatACCACCCTCAGACCGATGGCCAAAGCGAGTGAATGATccagatgctcgaggatatgaTTCAGGCTTGGGAGTTgaattttggagggagttgggatacttaccttccactggccgagttctcctacaataatatttatcatgctagtattgatccACCACCATTTGATATGTTGTATGGGAAGAGGTGCAAGACCCCGGTTTGCTGGGGCGAGGTGGGTCATTGGATCATGGGAAGCACCAAGGTGGTGCTTAAGACCACATAGTTGGTTCATTAGGTGCACGACAAGTTGCGGGTCATGTAAAGCCAACATAAGAGGAATGATGATTGACGAATTTCAGACCTCGAGTTCTAGGTGGGGGACTTAGTGctgctgaaggtgtcaccttggaaaggtgtcatccaattCCATAAGTTGGGCAAGTTGGGCCCTCGATTTATTGGTATTTTTAGGATTGCGGCCCGGGTGGGCCAGGTTGCATACCGGTTGGATTTTACTGATGAGCTTAGTCAAATCCATAACAATTTCCACGTGTCTTAGTTgtggaagtgtgtagccgatgattcAGTAGTGAtttcgttggatgatattcacgTGGATAAGCGCCTGTATTATATGGAGAGGACGATTACGATTCTTGATAGGAAAACTAAGACTCTGCGCAATAAGGTGGTGAATCTACTGAAGGTGAAATGGAACGACTGAAAGGGCTCAGAGTGGACGAGGGAGCCGATGGGCGAAATGAAGGAGAATTACCCAGACTTGTTTGCACCAACAGACTTCtcggacgaagtctaattcaagcaGGGGAGATTTGTTACATTTGATTCCTATTACTTCTTCTTCGGTCCTTTAAGTTTGAGAAATTTTGCAAAAATGGACCctcgtacgatgggcgtacgtttggtacgcttagcgtacatgagCATTTTGGAGTCGGGGGCATTTAACCACGTACGGTGGGCACACGTGGTGTACGTTAGGCGTACGTCTTCTTGGGTCAAACCCTTTTTAAACAACATCAGGGCCTTTGGACCTCGACCCTCATCAGCCTCCACTGTTCATTATGTCCCATAGAAACCCTAGTTCATCCTTTGAGTATTTTTGAGCATTGGAAGTGATTTTGTGGCATTTTTCTGTGTATTCTAAAAGAAGGAACTTGGAGACCAAGCATTTGTTGaggttgagcttttagatctagATTCTTCATCAATTTTGTGAGCTAGAAAATGtataaagttcttaccttgaaGATTTGTTATGGTAGTTTGAGTTTAGGGTTGTTTATGAGCTTTATTTGGTCCAAAGGGTCCTCCTTGTGAGTCTGAGGAACTCCAGGAGTTAGATATGTTAGATCTTGGCTTATTTGTTTCTCTTgatgcataaaaatgtcatcttgatggttGATATGAGTCCATGCATGAATTTGAGTCCTGAATATGAGCTTTGATGTATGAAAATGGATGTTGGGTTCCATTAAGACATGCTAAGggttaaagttgccaaatttatgtaTTGGAATCGTAAGATGGactagatctagaagttggacctTATGGCTGAATGGATTAAGCAGTAAATGGATTAAGGTGGAAACCAACACagtacactgagcgtaccaaTGGGTACGCAACACGTACTAGCAAGCGGtcctgtacgctgagcgtaccatgTATACGCCAAGTGTATGCCTTGTTGTGGCTCTTCATGGGCTCTAAACTTTTGGGCCTTAGTTAGGTTTTGGGCCTTAGTTAGGTTTTGGGCCTTGGCCTATTTAGAGTAAGTGGGCCTCAGGATTCTGTTAGTGGGATTTAAGTTGTATGAATTGGGACTTGGGGGCCATTATGGGGTTATTGGGCCAAGTTTGGTTTGACCCATtatgggaagggtaaaatagCCTTTTATCCTAGGAGTGTGGGTTGGGATTTTAGACCCACGGTTATGGTTTATGGCCTAATTTtgattagggttttttgtttgtGTTAATGTGGGATCTTCTAGTTCTGCAGTCGAGCATCTAGTTGTTTATCAGCGGATTGAGGTGGGTTTTCTCACTGTATTAATGGGCCAAAGGTAGGGGTGTTGAACGGGTaattttttcgggtttcgggtaattcgggtcgggtaattcgagtttttcatgttagaaaaattacccgttaccctacccaaactaaatttgggtaattcgggtttgggtaattcgggtattacccgaaatatatgattttttttgaatttcacctaaaaataaatttaatgaaataaatacgtcgtgttttattagtcttgtttatataaacaaacgagaGATAAACGAAGTTACTCAAGCTTTGAATATTGAGATTTTCTAGTCAATAATACATGAGatatcaattaaattttaaacatcTTAATCTAATCTattaagatgttaaaaaaacaaatacctaaagatcttaatttaaaagtttaaaatgtttaagataaatGTAGCCATAAGTTTTGCCATGTTCTAAATTTCTtcaagataatgagtttgttagttgtaataaaaactataatctagaaaacagttaagttttaaagaacgtgatgatatataaaaattacttttaatattgttagcgtcgtattgtcataataaatatatttatgttttataataatgatAGTTAGTTTAAGCATGATCAAATACCTGCTATATAATACAAGCTCTACAAAAAAAaggaatttttaaaataatttggataattcgggtatacccgaaacccaaaaaatGTACCCTTTACCCGACCCGAAAAAAAAAATCGGGTAACCCGATTACCCGAAAAAATTTACCCGATAACCGATTTACCCGACCCGATTTACCTGATACCCGAAAAAATCgggcgggtaattcgggtatcagGTATTTTCGACAGGGCTAGCCGAAGGCACTAAGTTCGGCCCATTATTTGTGATATAGGATGATAGCTATAATTGTGATATgagtatgaaagaccaggatttggccactgacaattgtatgaaagacaAGGATGTGACCCCTGACATCTCTACGAAAGCCTAGTATCTGGCTCCTGGCAcctgcatggaagaccatgattTGGCCCTCGACAGGAAATTACTTGTAAGACTCTGATTTGGCTCATAACACTaagttatttatttttggtatgtggtacttgggaaaactcactaagcttttgcatAAAATTTGTATTTATGGTTTAAGATACTTCCGGTACTAAGGGAAAGGGCCCGACGTGATGGTACAATATTCTCCCCTCACTATTTTTCGCACTTATTGATACCGTTCCTCTAATGATTCGACATTGTTACTATGTAATGGTTTTTGAAACAATTTAATGACCGTAATTCGTGTTTAagaatgaaaatttttatcatggtttttgggCGGTTACACAAATCTCCCCaggcttaaaccttacttgccctcaagtaatAAATAGATTAAACATTATAACTGAAATAGAAAGATGTAGAAGACATAAAAATAACTTAGAATAAAATGAAGGAAACTAAAAACTTAAACAAAAAATACTTCACTCTTTTATTTTACATGATTAGACATAACACCGAGGAAAGCTCCAATGGAATCACTacctagataattatcacaataCCTTCCATCTTTTACATATTCCCAAAGTCAGGAAGAAGCTTGACAGTGTGAACCAATAATCCAATTgtaacttttatttaaactttataccttaattaGCATTGCAAGAAAAAATAACACATTTTAAAATTCCATGTCCTCAAGAGTAGATAATTAAGAACCAGACTCGACGCATCCTTAAGACTTGTCACGTCAAATCAGCTTTCGTTAAAGTAGTGGGACACACCCATAGGGGCCCAACTCCAATGCTTTCATTTTTCTGAGAATGaaaaatatcatatcacataGTTCTTCATTCACTCCAGATTTGTCTTTGAGAGGGCTTCTGATTTGATTGAACTTGATTTGTATCTTTTGCCTTCGACTTTGAGTTCTTCAATtgtctttttgaatttcttgagaTTTTTTCAATTAAGTGCTTGAACTTTGACTTGGGTATCAGATATTACAATTAGTACCATTTTTTTTACTGTGTGGATCTGATATAAGgttcttgtaacatcccaaaaatctcgataaaattttcatttttcatttagaTAAAAACCCGTGTTTATATAAAAACCCAAATCACAACCATTAGTGTCAAATACAATCATTCAAAATCAGAGTGTTCAAATCAAGTGGAAATCAAAACGCAaaggatgtgtacaatcaagccttcACTTTTCCCAAATTATTAGATGTACATGGAACCATAACAATCAAACggtaagccaaatcttagtgagtttcccccaaagtaccgtGCACAAAAAAATATACATATTGCATGTTGGGTCCACAGTCTCCTGACTGAATTAACCTAGCCCACAATCTCCTGATTGGATTGTCACTGTCCCACAATCTCCCGATTGGATTGCCCGTGTTTGTTGGCCGACAACACAAAACAGTTCAGCCTCAATCCACccacactatgtcgacatatgtaagATGTAAACATATAACTAGCAAGTACATGTAATCACACAAATCCACCAATCTAACATATAAtcatcatatcatcatcctatatgatgggttttgagcactacaacattcttatggtgtacatgcaaccctaatgctttggatctaggtttttctcaattTATACATGCAATTCTAATAATCCAAATCATGAACCCTATCTAGCACACAATTTTAGAGATTTATAACATAACACAAAGTTAGATGAATACATTTTCCTTGTAGCAtgtagatcttgaccttcaagatcttagtgcctcaattgttgcacctctaatgagtcacaaacaccaagtagaAATTGGAAGAATATGAAAGAGGTTGGGAGGCTCTAAAAATCGGTTAGGGTTCTTTCCTTTGTTGCATTTGCTGATTTCAGGGAGccaaggggttccttatatagctgagctaCTAGGATTTCaggtaaaaccctaatctgattgcttaagccttaagtaGTATAGTAGATCCTTCCAGGatgccccttggacgaaatctatgtggGCTACACATataatttcgtccaccccttcCTAGGGATCCATAAGCCTAACTTGCAACAATCATATAACTGCAATATCAGtccccataatttaatcagtctcttttgatcaccaaattaattacaaattaatttctgatcaatactaattaaataatatgatttctcaattaatatattattcttataatatattaataaatcataattaatctctttctccataatttatcctatcaaattgctatggtgaaggcaacccaaaatgaccatgctactatcgggttaagtacataccaattacagttatgggcttagacacctaatccaacactatataccaagatacatagCATAGTAGGTCGGAATTAGTGCCTTCGACGCATGAGTACAGTGAGGAGAAACTCACCTAACTCATAAAGTCGATTAGAAACTTAGCTCAAGGTCGTGCCAACCATAGCTAACAACTCTCACCGCCAAAACATGGGTGCTATCACCTCCTAACAATGGACACAAGGTAAACCCTAAGTCTAccttttaataataatataagtttgaccaaaagtcaacccctTCCAAAAGTCAATGGTTAAAGTTAAAGTCAACAACCGACAATGCCAACAAAAAGGTCTCACATAGTGACCAGaccttggtcacgtcgtgagagtCCACTCAATCCAATTCCATCCCGACTCGACCCAACTCAGTCTTGAAAAATCATTTGAAGTGATCTCACGATGTGAACAGCCTTATGTCACGTCGTGAGCTCCAAAAAGCCCAACAAAAAATAGGGTCTTTCACCCACACGTCGTGAGATGTCATGTCTTACATTGTGACTATAGTCTGATGCCAAAATCTAAatatttaagtccttaatccacTAATCCATTCATTCTAACTTTTCAAGAAGCCAAAGGGGACTCTAAAGGTCCATAAAATGAGTACTTGATAGACATGCATGTCCTCCACCCATTATAGGTCAAAATGAAGAGATTAAACCAAAATCTCCATGTAAGGGACCAAAAAATCAACCCTCTTCTAGATCTGGAAAATATCCTACTCTATGGGCTCTTAGAAtgcataaagttgtcaactttatgtaTTCCTTTCATTTCAACTTGCTTGGACATGAACAACATGGGACAACCAATTAGATCTAACAACAttaagaaataaagtttggatcttggaaACTTTCAAAGGTCTCAAAAAAGCACAAGATCACTACtacaaaataccctttaatgacacgcattgtgtgtcgtaaaagcCACTGatgacacgcaaatgtgtgtcaaggaagaccctgtcataaaggaaggcAACACACTTTTTCATGTCATAAACTCACGACGTGCATTTATTACACACATTAACGACACACAttgtgtgtcaaggaaggcccaaTCATAAACAATACGACACACATTTGTGTTTCATAACCTTACGACGTgcgtttacgacacacattgtgtatcattaaagcccctgtcataaatgaagatgacacacatttgcgtgcCATAAGCTTTAATAGCCATTTACGACATGCCTTTACGATAATCATTTatgcataatacaaaaatatggaaacaaatatataccaaaacaatcagTTTCATCCAATAACACCATGTCAAACAATTTATCAAAAATTataatacattgatattaaggggatctgacaatacattgttattaaggatttttccctaactatataactcgatactacattgctattacgGGACTACTTGTTTCAcatattatgtaaaaaaaatccATCATGTCGTTGGTTTGTTACCTAGTGTACTAGGTAAAAATGTTGAACTTGGTGTCGTGTGAGGCAATCCACCGGGTATGGATGGCAAGTAGGGGCTTGAAGCATTAGCTgaaacaaaaaaaacttttattaatCACACAATCAACAACCTTTAGAAGTACATCAGAATGCATATATACTAACAAATGTGTCTCTTTTAGATTGTAAAACCATATGAAGTTTAGAGATATAAAAGTTAAGTACATTTACCGCTGTGTCTTTTCTTATTTCCTTAGTTTGTGTACATTGTTGTAAGAAAGTGTGTGTATTGAAGTCCCCCAGTTTGCatacataaaccctaaaatctgaaatacaacaaatgaTGTAAGGTGGTGTTAATATGCTTGTTGTTGTTAATGCTCTAAAGGTTAGTTTTTATCATGCctattgaaaaataaataaacctTACATTGTATGTTACTTGACTTAGAAGCACTAGGATTACATTACAGTGagtaataataaaaaccataaaaaaaGAAATGGAAACTTTTCATAGAAAAAAATCAAAGCGTTAAGACTCCAAAGTAGCTATAATGATAAAAAGATAGATTTAACATGTTACCTCTGTTTCCATTTTTAAAGAAACTAGGTGTCCTATGACTACTGCAGCTGCTTCTTGGTCAAACCCAACAACCAAATCCTAGAAAATGCAAAAACCAAGCTTGAATTTTGgttgatcaataataataataaatatatcaacattTGAAGCAATAGAAAAATGGTTACAATTGAATTTGGGAAGAAAGGATGTGAAAATACTACTACAGAAACACAGAGAAAGTGCAAAATTGATATCATATGCAATAGTACAAACATAGTACTAAACAAGAAAGTTCATAAATGTTGATAAATTAACAATTAAAGTAACTTATAGGATAGATGAATAAGCATGCATGTATTTCCTGGACCTGTGGCCCTTCTTCTTGAAAGAGTGGTAGCTCTAAGCCTCATTTGTCCACTGCTATGATGATAATAAGTCAAAATTGGAAATAAAAACTGATTATCTGCAGCTTGACCAGTAACATCTGAGCAGTAAACGAGCCATTCGACCTTTGTGTTTTAGCAGATGCATGCCTGATAATAGATGAATGAAAGATAAGACCATATTTCGCTGTGTTGCCCTTCGATTTCAAAGCCCTAAAATTAGAACAAGGTTAAGATTAATATCTAATTGTATTTAGCTGAAAGTTTTAGTGGTTGTGGATAATGATATTAGACCTGAAAAGGGCTTTTTCAGCACCAAGGATTTGAAGGGTAGAAGAAGGGCATCTTGAAAGATTTGTGAGGCTTCCAGCATGAGATATCAAATGAGCTCCAACAACTTCACCAATAAATGCAACCAAATTTGGTACTATGTCACTCATTTTAGCAACAAGATAGGCATTAAGCTTCTTTCTGTATTTAGCAAGGTCCATCACACGTTTTGCAAACATCTGCACATTAACCAAGTCAACTGGTGACAAATCTTGACCTGAAGAAGAAAATAGAATAAAATactctttttattattataagtt includes:
- the LOC111891360 gene encoding nucleolar protein 56 — its product is MKAMKNLIVDRTPKGQIHMYSKGNGKLKLQSEREWYSRHFPKLLKIVNDNYLYSKLAKYINDKSELSRDKLDGLVDIFGNEDKAKEVIGGAKVSMGQDLSPVDLVNVQMFAKRVMDLAKYRKKLNAYLVAKMSDIVPNLVAFIGEVVGAHLISHAGSLTNLSRCPSSTLQILGAEKALFRALKSKGNTAKYGLIFHSSIIRHASAKTQRSNGSFTAQMLLDLVVGFDQEAAAVVIGHLVSLKMETELMLQAPTCHPYPVDCLTRHQVQHFYLVH